The following coding sequences are from one Arthrobacter sp. 24S4-2 window:
- a CDS encoding cytidine deaminase, whose protein sequence is MRNAYAPYSKFAVGAAALTADGRIVSGCNVENASYGLTLCAECALVGNLHMTGGGLLRAFYCVDAGGNVLMPCGRCRQLLYEFRAPDMELMTTHGIKTMDQVLPDAFGPQHLEEPR, encoded by the coding sequence ATGCGGAACGCCTACGCTCCGTATTCGAAGTTCGCCGTGGGGGCAGCAGCCCTCACGGCCGACGGCCGGATCGTGAGCGGCTGCAACGTCGAAAACGCCAGCTACGGGCTCACCCTGTGCGCCGAGTGCGCACTCGTCGGCAACCTGCACATGACCGGAGGCGGCCTGCTGCGCGCCTTCTACTGCGTGGACGCAGGCGGCAACGTCCTGATGCCCTGCGGGCGCTGCCGGCAGTTGCTGTACGAATTCCGGGCTCCGGACATGGAACTCATGACCACGCACGGAATCAAAACTATGGACCAGGTGCTTCCCGATGCCTTTGGTCCCCAACACCTGGAGGAACCCCGGTGA
- a CDS encoding thymidine phosphorylase, with product MTPTPNNTEAFDAVDIIRIKRDKGALSPAQIDWTIDAYTRGAIADEQMAALNMAILLNGMDRAEISRWTAAMIASGERMDFSGLRRPDGGVKATSDKHSTGGVGDKITLPLAPLVAVFGVAVPQLSGRGLGHTGGTLDKLESIPGWRAALSNDEMMAQLQDVGAVICAAGAGLAPADKKLYALRDVTGTVEAIPLIASSIMSKKIAEGTGSLVLDVKVGTGAFMKDEARARELAETMVALGRDAGVNTVALLTNMNTPLGLTAGNAIEVEESVEVLAGGGPEDVVELTVRLAEEMLACAGVHDADPRAALRDGRAMDVWNRMIEAQGGDPRAKLPVAKESEVVYAPADGVLVELDALAVGVAAWRLGAGRARKEDQVQAGAGVRLHAKPGALVRAGEPLMTLLTDTPEKFGRAKEALEGAAVVAPEGSRPAQKLIIDRIA from the coding sequence GTGACACCAACCCCAAACAACACCGAAGCGTTCGACGCCGTGGACATCATCCGGATCAAGCGGGACAAGGGTGCGCTCAGCCCCGCGCAGATCGACTGGACCATCGACGCCTACACCCGCGGCGCGATCGCCGACGAGCAGATGGCGGCCCTGAACATGGCCATCCTGCTCAACGGCATGGACCGGGCCGAAATCTCGCGCTGGACCGCGGCGATGATCGCCTCCGGTGAAAGGATGGACTTTTCCGGCCTGCGGCGGCCCGACGGCGGCGTGAAGGCGACGTCGGACAAGCACTCCACCGGGGGAGTGGGGGACAAGATCACGCTTCCGCTGGCTCCGCTGGTTGCCGTTTTCGGCGTCGCCGTGCCTCAGCTTTCCGGCCGCGGCCTGGGCCACACCGGCGGGACCCTGGACAAGCTGGAATCGATCCCGGGCTGGCGCGCAGCGCTGAGTAACGACGAAATGATGGCCCAGCTCCAGGACGTGGGGGCAGTGATCTGCGCCGCCGGTGCCGGTCTGGCGCCCGCTGACAAGAAGCTGTACGCCCTGCGGGACGTCACCGGAACAGTGGAGGCGATTCCGCTCATCGCCTCCTCCATCATGAGCAAGAAGATCGCCGAGGGCACCGGTTCGCTGGTCCTGGACGTCAAAGTGGGCACCGGCGCCTTCATGAAGGACGAGGCCCGGGCCCGGGAACTCGCGGAAACGATGGTTGCGCTGGGCAGGGACGCCGGGGTCAACACGGTGGCCCTGCTGACCAACATGAACACGCCGCTGGGCCTCACGGCAGGCAATGCCATCGAGGTGGAGGAGTCCGTGGAGGTGCTCGCCGGCGGCGGTCCGGAAGACGTCGTCGAGCTGACGGTCCGGCTGGCCGAGGAAATGCTCGCCTGCGCGGGCGTGCACGACGCCGACCCCCGGGCCGCGCTCAGGGACGGCCGGGCCATGGACGTGTGGAACCGCATGATCGAGGCACAAGGCGGGGACCCCCGGGCAAAGCTGCCTGTCGCGAAGGAATCCGAGGTGGTTTACGCGCCCGCCGACGGCGTGCTCGTGGAGCTGGATGCGCTGGCGGTGGGCGTCGCTGCATGGCGCCTCGGTGCCGGCAGGGCACGCAAGGAGGACCAGGTCCAGGCCGGGGCAGGGGTCCGGCTGCACGCCAAACCCGGCGCGCTGGTCCGTGCCGGCGAGCCCCTGATGACGCTGCTGACGGACACTCCGGAGAAATTCGGCCGCGCCAAAGAAGCACTGGAAGGCGCTGCGGTGGTTGCGCCGGAAGGCTCACGGCCGGCTCAGAAGCTCATCATCGACCGCATCGCCTGA
- a CDS encoding DedA family protein: MQAINDFILAAAGQPWVLLLVLACCVIDGFFPPIPSESVVVGLAAVAATADVPNPMMLMLIAALGAFGGDNIAYLIGRRVGTRRWRWMRGPRMQTAFHWAGNELMKRPASLVLVARFVPIGRVAVNLTAGATHFPHLRFVGLTVLSAALWSSYSVAIGLFFGQWFEDNHLLGATIAIVCAILLGIIVDVLISRLRGRLPEEPAGESTSGP; encoded by the coding sequence GTGCAGGCAATCAACGACTTCATCCTCGCCGCGGCCGGACAGCCCTGGGTGCTCCTCCTGGTGCTGGCCTGCTGCGTGATCGACGGGTTCTTCCCGCCGATCCCCAGCGAGTCCGTTGTGGTGGGCCTGGCCGCGGTGGCAGCCACCGCGGACGTCCCCAACCCGATGATGCTGATGCTCATCGCCGCACTCGGAGCCTTCGGCGGGGACAACATTGCCTACCTGATCGGCCGCAGGGTCGGCACCCGCCGCTGGCGGTGGATGCGCGGACCGAGAATGCAGACAGCATTCCACTGGGCAGGCAACGAACTCATGAAGCGCCCCGCATCCCTGGTCCTGGTGGCCCGGTTCGTTCCAATCGGCCGGGTGGCCGTGAACCTGACGGCCGGGGCTACGCATTTTCCGCACCTGCGCTTCGTTGGGCTCACTGTGCTGTCCGCCGCACTGTGGTCTTCGTATTCCGTGGCCATAGGGCTGTTTTTCGGGCAGTGGTTCGAGGACAACCACCTGCTGGGTGCGACCATTGCCATTGTCTGCGCGATCCTCCTCGGGATCATTGTTGACGTCCTGATCAGCCGGTTGCGTGGCAGGCTACCGGAGGAACCGGCCGGGGAGTCCACATCAGGCCCGTAG